CCCCTTGGGGGCGCATATTTGGATTTCATCTCGATATTAAACGTACGGAtatagtatatttatttaattagtgttcaaattataaaaaattaaataaagatataatacttagtccTACCCCCAACATGGGTTCCACaccataaaaactatataaaaattatgcaaaaattatttcccaATAGACAGCTTCTTAACAtgtattaatcattattaatcttcgaatcatatatgaatgatccattttcttctttatttttttagcttttctctcaAATGTTTTTGagctcgtttccgaaatccacatagcgaatactaatataaaaacggtaaacgaattattttttttgttaacgtttgcatatatataatgaaaataaatatataaatattatattttttaattccttattatttaccttataagaaattcctaaaaaaattgcTACTGCAACTattatcgataaaactggaattaatttgcttgctatcgacgaacttgatgatgtaacTTTAGAAATATGTCCAGAAATTTGTTTAGAACATTTTTCAggaattttttcttttcctaTCGTTGGAAATGACGAATAATTGGAACAATTAACATCATtacatttcttttttaaattatcataatcggTTGATAAAGTACAcaatatttctttatatgaACTTTCTTCATTGCTATTATAATCATTGTAaagtttttcatatttttcaacaaattgACTAGCTTTTTCCGAACATATTGTGCAATTTGAGTTGTCTGTATCAAATCCAGTATACAtttcacataataatttaaatgcatcataaaatttagatatatctttaattttCAATtccataaaatatttttttttatttataagatcATCATAACTATTATAAGCACCAACATCGTctatagaatttttatacGTAGTATTATCTATATAATTACTATAAAACATATCTAGAGTGCTAATGCTGTTATCTTTCTTTAGGTtaaacatataacttaaccatatcataatgtattcaacaatattgatgtTCTTTTTTGCAACAGACTCAAACACAGAAGAATTCTTAAAGAATTCATCaagcatatataaaaatccagcattaattttatcgatataACTAGTACATTTTCCGTTATTACAATACTTTTTAAAATGTTCATCATTTGTAAATTGATACTTTTCATCAATCAATTTATCGGGAAAATTCGTCCATACATTATTGAAGCTTCTACACtaagaaaatatttaaaaaagtataataaaaatatacgtTAATGAAGctcttataaaataaagtataatgatatttatatataatacaatatcaaaaaatgtaaaggaaaacattattattaaaaaatgcatataccacgtCCTTATCCATAGTGatagaattttatttttgatttgtaaattgagcaAAATCATATGTGTTATATACACTACACCAAATATCTGACGCtaatactttaaccctatatataacaactgtatgtagttaaatatattataatttttttaatgattaaattaataaagaacaataaaataatattattactaaagaaaCGGTCTATTCCTTTTTTTGATAACTACTAAGCTGCCTTAAATTGGAgatatttaatacattttggtcagatgtataatataatttatgattattaataacatccattataattttattataaaattttaagtaGTTTagtaatgaatttaaaatacTCCCTCTTATATTTGTGTctcaatatagaaaaatacaatttttttctctcatgctttaataaatctattattagtataatttttaaaagtatataaatatatatttatatacttgtttcttataatatataccaatattttatttaaattataacatttacaaaGTTACATTGTTCCATTTTCTAtggaaattatataaatttatattgtttttaatgattaCGATAACTATATTTTGATTTCTAcatacttcaatttataaatataccatagagtaattttacaatatattttacgcataATTTTCACGGTTTAAAACAATTAGCACAGAACCAGTATTTATTAAGCTATTTGTAAGTTTAAATACg
Above is a window of Plasmodium yoelii strain 17X genome assembly, chromosome: 9 DNA encoding:
- a CDS encoding PIR protein is translated as MDKDVCRSFNNVWTNFPDKLIDEKYQFTNDEHFKKYCNNGKCTSYIDKINAGFLYMLDEFFKNSSVFESVAKKNINIVEYIMIWLSYMFNLKKDNSISTLDMFYSNYIDNTTYKNSIDDVGAYNSYDDLINKKKYFMELKIKDISKFYDAFKLLCEMYTGFDTDNSNCTICSEKASQFVEKYEKLYNDYNSNEESSYKEILCTLSTDYDNLKKKCNDVNCSNYSSFPTIGKEKIPEKCSKQISGHISKVTSSSSSIASKLIPVLSIIVAVAIFLGISYKYSLCGFRKRAQKHLREKLKK